From the genome of Adhaeribacter pallidiroseus:
AAAATCCAGACGTATTCTGGCAACTGGTAAAACTCGGCGGCGAGCTCCGGCAAATCCATTTACTCGAAAGTCCCGCGGTCGAAAATTATATCACCCAATACCCCGCCGATGGCAGCAACGTAGTCGATAAAGTCCGGTTTATACCTTACGCTTACGCCGAAACGCCTCCGGGCGAGGAACACCCGGATTATTTGGGCGATGTGTACATCAACGAAACCCAATACTTTGCCGGTGTGCCCACTTCGGCCTGGGAGTTTTACATTGGCGGCTACCAGCCCGCTCAAAAATGGCTCAAAGACCGCAAAGGCCGCTCCTTAGATTTCGACGATATTCTGCATTATCAAAAAATAATCGTGGCCTTAGCTGAAACGAACCGCCTGATGGCCGAAATCGAAAAAATAAGCTTTGAATAACTGTAAACATACTTTAATAAGTTATAAGTGCCGGATAATGTATAATGCTAGAAATAAGAAGAATTTTATTTGTAAGTACGCTTTTATGTATTCTCTCCTGTAATTCAGAAAAGAAAGAGGTAAAAGAGTCTGATACAGAAATCCAATCAAATTCCAATGCTCAACAAAGTAATTACCAATTAGGCGTAAATACAACGGATAAAAAGGCATTAGAAAGAAAACAGCTATTTAACCTTTTTCTTAAAAAGTTTAACAGGGTTTCCCTTCCATATAAATATAAGTGGACGAGCGATACGGAAAGAATTAGCTTTTCGGAAAACGCAAAGCTGAACAAGAATTCAGCCGACACCTTGTTTGCAAGAACTGATTATTTTAGTGAAACGTATTGTTACGGTTTTCTTTCCGATACCTCTAAATTTTATGCACTCCTTTACTTCTTTCCAGCTGACGATTATTACCCTGTTTTAGCTACTTATACCAAATCAGGAGATTTCATAAACCAAGAGCCTCTTACTGTTAATGGGTGCGGTTCTGATTGCGGCCTTCGTTATTGTTCCCAAACGGTGGTACTCGATAAAAACCTGTTTATCAAAAGTACAGACTCTATAAGATATGATTTCCATTGCGATGATGAAGGGAATCCTATGAAAGACAGCGGTTTATCAATTGTCGAATTGAAATCCGGACAATTAAATAAAAATGGCAAGATTGATATGGGAAAAGAAATACGGTCAGAAAAAAGACTTCTTACAACACTATCTAAAGATCAATAAATTGTTTTTTAGATAGTATTTTTTGCGTAAGTCCGATACTTTTTATATCTAAATTCTGGGGTCTCTGGTATAGCACAAAGCCGGAGTTTGTGTTTTCACAAACGACTTTAAGCGTTTCTGGCCTAAGCCCCATACTTATTACGTCTAAATTCTGGAGTCTCCTGTAGTGCTGCTAGTGTTTATTTAGTTATAACCCCGAGTAAAAATAAAACCCGGCAAGCCCAAAAGCCTACCGGGTTTTATTTTTTAAATTTTTATTTTTTTATAAACCGCATTGTTTGTTGTTTGTCCTTACCGGTTACCCGCATTGCGTATAAACCCGGCAAAAGCTGGCCCACGGAAAATTCCAGTTTGCCCGGAGCTAATACCCGGTGGGAGTTGTGGCTTACCGGTCTGCCGTTGGCATCCACAATAGTAGTAGTTATCCCGGTTGCGGGTATTTTTAAAGCTACGGTAAATTTATCTGTTACCGGATTGGGGTATAAGCTGGTAATCACCTCCTGCTCTGCTTCGGCCGGCAAAGGGCTTAATTGCTGTTCAGTGCCGGCGGCTGGCAATACTTCTATGGCGGCCACATTGGCCTTATCTACCACCGAAATAAAGTTTAAATTTAAAAATCCGTCGGTTACGGTTATGTTTTTAGAGGCAATCACGGCGGTTTGCGCTCCGCCGGCGACAGCGTAAATATCAAAATCAGTCAGCCAGATATTCTCTTCGACGGTTACGTTAAACTTTCTTTTTCCGGGGGCGGTGAAGAACAATTCCGCGAAATGCAGCTTTACCTGGTACGTACCGTTATTTACCGGAATCTGGTAGCTGAACTGGCCTCCGGTATTCGTGGCCCTACGGTTATTCTGGTACAGCAGATCGTCGGTAGTATTCGCCACCGGCACCAAGGCGGTAGATACACTGGTAGCTCCCTTAAAATAAGCATCGGCGCTAAAGTTACCCGGCGTAGCCGCTACAGCTTCTCCCCCGGCGTTCAGGCGTACCGTACTGGCCACCGCCGGACCCACGGTAATCGCAACGGTTTGGGGCGCTGAGGTTTGACAGCCCCAGGTAACGGTAAAAGTAAAAGCATCGGTACCGGTATAATTGGCTTCGGGCGTATACGTCCGCTGGGCGCCCGAACCGGTTACAGTACCGTGTTTGGGCAGGGTCACTAGTTGGTACGATAGAGGCGCAGCGCCCGAACCGGTTAAAGTTATTTGTTTGGCTGTATTCAGGGCCGTAGTTAAACTTTGACTATTGGCCACCGGGGTATTTTTTTGAAAAATTAAACTGCCCAGCGGCGTTCTACCCTCCGTAGGTCCGTTTAAATGGTGCAGAATAGTATGTTTTCCTTGCGGGGTAATTTTAAAAATCGTACCGTTAAAGTGTTGGCCTCCACCACTGGTTAAACCGTAAAAGTTGCCTTGCTTATCCATGATCAAGCTGCCGTGCGGATTAGCGCCATCGTTGTACTGGTCCGTCATATATTTAAGAATGCTTATCTGGCCGGTAGGCGTAAACCGGAAAATAGTACCAAAGCCGTTTTTACCTCCGCGGGCGGTCATGCCGTAAAAATTACCATCCTTGCCTAATACCAGGCTGCCGGTAGGTAAATCACCGTGGTCAAACTGGTAAAAAGAATGCAATTTTGTAAACTGGCCTTTTGATGTTACCCGAAAGAAAGTACCGGTATTGTAATCACCCCCTACGTTCGTCAGGCCATAAAAATTACCATCGCGGCCTTTTACCAAATTACCGCGCGGTGAAGAACCATCGGCGTAGTTATCCAGGCTGTGCACTACTTCGTACGAGCCCGCGGGCGTAACCCGGAAAATAACCCCGGCTAGGAGGTGGCCGCCGGCGTTGGTCATGCCGTAATAATAACCATCTTGGCCGTCTACTAAACTGCCCCAGGGCGAGTAACCCGTATCGTCGTTTTGGAAAGAATACAATACTGTAAAGTTTCCTTTAGGCGTCATCCGGAAATAAGTGCCGCTGCCATTTGCCCCGCCGTGGCGGGCCAGGCCGTAAAAGTTGCCGTCTTTTCCCAGCAATAAGTCGCCGACCGGATGCCCGCCATCGTTAACGTCATCTAAAGACCGTAAAATCTTATAAGAGCCATCCGCGCACAACCGGAAAATAGTACCGAAATTATAAGTGCCGCCCCATTCGGTCATGCCGTAAAAAAAGCCATCGGGGCCTTGCACCAAACTACCCTGGGGAGCTACGCCTCCAAAAGTACCCGGCAAGGCTACTAAAATTTTAAAATTTTTACCGTTGGGGAGTATTCGGTAAATGGTACCATCATTTTGCGGGCCACCTATCTCGTTCATGCCGTACAGATAACCGTCGGCTCCTTGCACCAAACCACTCGCCCTGCCGCCCTCTTCCGCCGGCGAAAAAGCGTGCAAAGCCCGCACGGTGCCACGCGGCGTTACCTGATAAATCGTTCCGTTAAACCAATCGCCCCCGTTCATGGTGGTGCCGTACAAGTTCCCGTCTTTGCCCAGCATTAAACTTCTTTTGGGCGTATTGCCAACCGCATCGAAACCATAATGATGGATTACCTGATACTTGCCGGTGGATGTTATGCGGTAAATGGTACCGCTGTAATTATCGCCCCCGTACGATGTAACCCCGTAAAAATTGCCATCCGGGTGTTTTACCAGGCTACCAATTGGCGTGCCGCCGGTAGCCCTTTCGAAAGAATGTAAAAGCGTGAAGGTGCCAGATGGTGTTATTTTAAAAATGGTACCCAGTTCGTAGGCGCCGTAACTAGTAGTTACGCCGTAAAAGTTACCGTCATTACCCAGCACCAAATTGCCACTCGGCCAACCTCCCCGCGACGTACCGTTAAAATGGTGCAGCACCGTATAAGTGCCCGTTGGGGTAAGTTTAAATATTGTACCTTTATCAAAAGTACCGCCGTAGTGCGTCATCCCGTAAAAGTTGCCATCCGGCGCTTGCAGTAAATCACCATAAGGCCGGTAGCCATCGTTCCGCGTAAAGTTGTAAATAACGGAATACTCGCCCGCCGGAGTCATTTTAAAAGCTACGCCGGGTACAGCCCCATTACTCATCAGTCCACCCGAAGAAGTCAGGCCGTAAAAACTACCATCAGCCGCTTGAATCAGATTGTTTCCATCGGCGGGGGTACCGTCGTAACCAGCAAAATCATGCAAGATAGTAATTTTACCAGCTGGGGTCATTTTAAATATAGTACCGAAAGTAGCCGCACCTCCGCCGGAGGTCATTCCGTAAAAGTTGCCGTCTTTGGCTTGTATTAACTCTCCTTGGGGCTTTGAACCCAGTTTGGTAAAAGTTTTGTGCACACTGAAATGGCTACCGTTGGTTTTTAAAGAAAATGCCGTGCCGCCCCCCTGCGGACCGTAGTCGGAAGTTAAGCCCCAAAGCACCTCTACTTGCGCCTGGGCATTAAAAGTGGTCAATAAAAAGCTTAGTGCTACTAATAAGCTCCTACGCCGATTAAGTAGAGGAATTAACCAGCGGAAGCCGTTTAGAATGACGATTAGAATCAGCTTTATTTCCCGAAGCCAGCCTTTCCGGACGATTAATGGGAGGTATGATTGCATCATATTGGATTGAATTAGTTTAGAATTAAGGTTAAAGTTTTTTTAACTGGAATCTCAGATTAAGAATTTACGGCGCTGGTTGGCCTTCATTTTAAAAATTAAGTTTATTCCATTTTTGCTCAACTTTCGTAAAAAGGTACTCTTGGTTTTAAGTTTCCCTTGAGCAGGATGTACACTGCCCCTTTTAGTGCAAGTCCTAGTTCTGTAACAGATATCTTCTCAGAATTCAGGACCATTGTTTTCATACCCCTACAGCCCGGTCTATGGATGTCTTCTAATTATTTAGGCGATTAGCTTATTTTCTTAAAAATCAGCTAATCGCCTCTTCCGGAAAATGGCAGGACTAGTTTCTTGTTTCAAGCAACAATTTTAAAAGAAAAAACTTGGTTACGAAATACGTAGTTCCCGGTAATTTTCAAGAGTTTTCGTAGTAATAGCTCTTGTTTGTTATTAATTTCCAGCTGTTTACGCTTTTATTGATCGGCGGAGAACCGTTTTTTTAAATTTTCGGCCAGCTCGAAGAACCCAACGTAAAACTTACAGAAATACGGTTATAATTTAATCAGTACTTCTTTCGAGTTCTAAGAAATAAGCGTTTTTATTACCCTTTAAGATTACGCGCAAGCAGGAGCATAAACGCTAGCTATACAGCCACAAGAGTTGCCTTTTTAAATCATTAATTGCATTATATTTTATTCTGAACAGGACAAAACGGAGGCGTTGTTTTAGAAAATGGAAAGACTTCTAATTAGCTCAGATCAGGTATAGTATTTACTAATTAACCCTCGTATAAGCCTAAAAAACATCAGGTTTAGAAACAAACAAAAGAAATGAAGCGCACCTGGGAGCCTGTAGAAGAATTAAATAAATATCAGATTGAAATGGCAATTAACTATCTGGATAAACGCATTGACGAGGAGCCAGACAAAGCTAAAGTTATGGAATACTGCGTTATGAAAATTGATTTAATGAATGAATTAATGCTTCTGGATAATAATAGCCACTGGATTATTTAACCAGGAAGAAGCAAAACCTTGCTAATTTCTTCAAAAATTCGCAGCAACTATTTATTTCCTATCCAAATCTCGGAAAAGTATTATATAATTGGGCATGGATCGCGTATAGTTGTACTTGGTATCTACCAAAATTTAAAAGCCCTATTATGATATTAATCGTTGACGACGATGATACCACTCGTTTTTTAATTAAACGGGTAATTAGAAGTGTGGACTATAAAAACCAAATTTTAACGGCTAATAACGGGGAGGAAGCATTATCTGTATTAAACCAGGCTTGTTCAGCCAATAATTGCCCGGAGCTGGTATTACTCGATATTAATATGCCCGTTATGAATGGCTTTGAATTTTTGCAGGAATTACAAAACTCAACCATAGCAGCATGTTGCCTCAAAATAGCTATTCTAACTTCGTCTGATAATCCAATTGATTATTTAATGGCGCATGAGTACCCAGTAATAGCTTTTTTAGAAAAACCTTTAACCCAGGATAATTTTAAGCGTGTAATGGCGGCCTAACAGGAAACTGCCCGGAGGAAACTTCATTAAATTTAAATAAACAGTAATTAGTGAGTCTTGGTTTGTTTACTTGAAGAAAGGTTTTAACCGTAATTAATAAAATTAACGGTGGAGTAACCCCCAAAAAGCCACCCTAAACAGAGTGGCTTTCACAAGTAATTGGTACAGGTAATGTATAGATTGATTAACGGATGAACTTTTTATTTATTTATTGTTAAATGTTTTGAAGCGGTCGACTTGCCGTTTACCACTAATGAGTAAATATAAGTACCCGCTTTTAAGTCTGAACGGTTCATTTCTACTTGTCCGCTGGTCGATGCCGACAATGTTTTTACATTTTTACCAGTATTGCTGTCAAACACCAAAATCTGGACGGTGCTACCCGCCGGAATGCTATACCGGAAAGTGGTAGTGTGATTCACCGGATTTGGTTGATTTTGCTCCAGGCTTGCTGCCTGCCAAGGCAGGCTGTTAAGGTCCAAGTTACTGCCTGTTCTATTTTCAGTTTTTAGTTTATTTACTTCGGCGGATAACACATTAATTGTTTGCTGTTGCTCCTGCACGGCTTTCACCAGAATCGGAATCCGTTCGGTATAATAAAGTTAAAGCAGCATATACAGTTAAGTGCGGTGGAATAAAAATCAGGAATTAACCCGTACAAGCACCCCAGTGGTTACAAGTGGCAGGAAAACGAGTACCAAAAACAGGTAAGTTTGTCATTAGATCGGGAATTGTTCAACGTCTGTTAACGGAGAAGTAAAATTGTTTTTGTCAGCTGTATTCTGTCGAAATTGTAGCTGTAAAACTTCAAAAAGAGGCATAAAAAAGCAATACTCATTTTTCAGTATTTTTTCTCAAATCCTTAGGAGAATTAATTTTCACTGGGTAAATGCTGCAAGAAGAGGCATGCAGGACATACTTTCCCCGTTTTATTTTTCTTTGAGGAACTCAAGTGGTGGTACCACCTGCAAAGCGCCTGCGGATGCTTCCTTAACAAGCTTTTTTTATAAATCATAAAACGAGTAGATCGCTTGCTTTTTAGAAAAAAGTTTAGGCTTATAATACCCAACAAAATATTAAAGCTGGTGAGAAAGGTTAATCCAAAATAGAGAAGTTGTGTTTTGAGCATACCTGTTGTTTTTTAATACTATTTTGAAAGCTGTTGTATTTACCAGTAAAGCGAGGATTAAAGCATTTTCGTACCAGTCCGGCTTAGCAGCAATAATCTACTAGCGGCATGTTGATAAATTGCGAATTCCGCATATAGGCCAGGAGTACTAAAAGTCTCTTTTTTAAAGTGCATACTGGTTCGATTTACATGCAATTGTAAAATGAAGAAATAAGATAATCTAAATTTATCCCAATTATATTAGCAATAACGGAAATTTAAAAATATTAGCTAATAAATTTAGAAATAAATTATCATTATCAGGTAATTACTATTAATTTTAGTAAACACATCATGTTTTATATTGCTGCATAAAGAGCTATTACCCTGACTATATTTCTTAGTTTGCCTGTAATTGGGGAAGGCTGCAACTAAAATGGGTCGTTAACCTGGGCTAGTATCTCAATTGAAGCGCTTGGGAAGCACCCGAACAAACATCAAGATTGTTCTCTCGAATAAAGAAGATAGTCTGCAAAAGAATAACTCTTTTTTAGCAGGCAGCAGGGAATCTGCAAAAAGAGCGGCCCTAGAATACAGCAAATTTTTGATGATTTAGTTGCCCCATATGCAAAAAGGCAGGCAAACAAAAAAGCACTTACAAGATTTAACCTCCTAAGTGCCTAATTTTTTAAGTGATCCCGTTTGGATTCGAACCAAAGACCTACTGCTTAGAAGGCAGTTGCTCTATCCAGCTGAGCTACGAGACCGGTATAAAAAAATACGAATTATAAATTAGAATTAATAATCGCTCTCTCATAAAGCTTTATCATTCATAATTCATAATTCGTAAATTAAAAGTCGGGGTGGCAGGATTCGAACCTACGACCTCC
Proteins encoded in this window:
- a CDS encoding choice-of-anchor tandem repeat GloVer-containing protein produces the protein MMQSYLPLIVRKGWLREIKLILIVILNGFRWLIPLLNRRRSLLVALSFLLTTFNAQAQVEVLWGLTSDYGPQGGGTAFSLKTNGSHFSVHKTFTKLGSKPQGELIQAKDGNFYGMTSGGGAATFGTIFKMTPAGKITILHDFAGYDGTPADGNNLIQAADGSFYGLTSSGGLMSNGAVPGVAFKMTPAGEYSVIYNFTRNDGYRPYGDLLQAPDGNFYGMTHYGGTFDKGTIFKLTPTGTYTVLHHFNGTSRGGWPSGNLVLGNDGNFYGVTTSYGAYELGTIFKITPSGTFTLLHSFERATGGTPIGSLVKHPDGNFYGVTSYGGDNYSGTIYRITSTGKYQVIHHYGFDAVGNTPKRSLMLGKDGNLYGTTMNGGDWFNGTIYQVTPRGTVRALHAFSPAEEGGRASGLVQGADGYLYGMNEIGGPQNDGTIYRILPNGKNFKILVALPGTFGGVAPQGSLVQGPDGFFYGMTEWGGTYNFGTIFRLCADGSYKILRSLDDVNDGGHPVGDLLLGKDGNFYGLARHGGANGSGTYFRMTPKGNFTVLYSFQNDDTGYSPWGSLVDGQDGYYYGMTNAGGHLLAGVIFRVTPAGSYEVVHSLDNYADGSSPRGNLVKGRDGNFYGLTNVGGDYNTGTFFRVTSKGQFTKLHSFYQFDHGDLPTGSLVLGKDGNFYGMTARGGKNGFGTIFRFTPTGQISILKYMTDQYNDGANPHGSLIMDKQGNFYGLTSGGGQHFNGTIFKITPQGKHTILHHLNGPTEGRTPLGSLIFQKNTPVANSQSLTTALNTAKQITLTGSGAAPLSYQLVTLPKHGTVTGSGAQRTYTPEANYTGTDAFTFTVTWGCQTSAPQTVAITVGPAVASTVRLNAGGEAVAATPGNFSADAYFKGATSVSTALVPVANTTDDLLYQNNRRATNTGGQFSYQIPVNNGTYQVKLHFAELFFTAPGKRKFNVTVEENIWLTDFDIYAVAGGAQTAVIASKNITVTDGFLNLNFISVVDKANVAAIEVLPAAGTEQQLSPLPAEAEQEVITSLYPNPVTDKFTVALKIPATGITTTIVDANGRPVSHNSHRVLAPGKLEFSVGQLLPGLYAMRVTGKDKQQTMRFIKK
- a CDS encoding response regulator; the encoded protein is MILIVDDDDTTRFLIKRVIRSVDYKNQILTANNGEEALSVLNQACSANNCPELVLLDINMPVMNGFEFLQELQNSTIAACCLKIAILTSSDNPIDYLMAHEYPVIAFLEKPLTQDNFKRVMAA
- a CDS encoding T9SS type A sorting domain-containing protein, whose translation is MKAVQEQQQTINVLSAEVNKLKTENRTGSNLDLNSLPWQAASLEQNQPNPVNHTTTFRYSIPAGSTVQILVFDSNTGKNVKTLSASTSGQVEMNRSDLKAGTYIYSLVVNGKSTASKHLTINK